The Candidatus Micrarchaeia archaeon nucleotide sequence ATCTTCACGGCGAGCGGGGCTCCGGAAGGCGCTGTGGCCTTGAATACTATGGACTCCTTTCCTGTCGAGACCGGATAGTCCAGATTGGAGAGCACGCCCTTCTTTATGAGCTTGGAAACGTGGAGAAGGGTGCGTCGGTCGAACACGTCGCTTTCCACCTTCTGGCGCTCCTTGAGCTGGTGGACGTACTTGTCAGGCCTCTTGCCGCTTGTTCCGGGCGTTCCCATAAGGATTTATAGGCTATACAATGCTTAAAATGGTTATTCAGCAGAAATTTACGATACAGTAAATGGCTTCATAAATCAGGATTGGCGGTGGGAGCATGAAAACAAGGAAAGAAAGCGATTTTCTCGGAAGCGTGGACGTGCCTGCTGAGGCTTATTACGGGGTCTTCACTGTGCGCGCGCTCAGGAATTTCAAAATAAGCGGGATAAGGGCGCCGGAAAAATTTATCTATTCCCTGGCTCTGGTGAAGAAGGCTTGCGCGCTCGCGAACATGGAACTGGGCATGCTTGACAAAAAGATTGGAAACGCGCTTGTGCAGGCCGCTGACGAGGTGATGGCTGGAAAGCA carries:
- a CDS encoding lyase family protein yields the protein MKTRKESDFLGSVDVPAEAYYGVFTVRALRNFKISGIRAPEKFIYSLALVKKACALANMELGMLDKKIGNALVQAADEVMAGKHMEQFPLDVYQAGAGTPYNMNMNEVLSNRALEILGQER